One window from the genome of Cyclobacterium amurskyense encodes:
- a CDS encoding TPM domain-containing protein, with product MIKKQLFLSLLLLVLSLASWAQGDFPEKPNPPRLVNDFSKTLSANEVRQLETKLVAYNDSTSSEVSIVLINSVGPYDISDYAFQLGDQWGIGRADKDNGVLILAAMKDRKVFIATGYGMEGAIPDALAKRIVEQLIVPNFRTENYYTGLDQATDMIFKLASGEYKAEDLGSSEKPGGGLPLFLILIVGFVILTLIRNRNDNNNHMGGKRGGVDFFTTLLLANMLGGSRGKFGDFSSGGGSFGGGGGGFGGFGGGSFGGGGAGGSW from the coding sequence ATGATTAAAAAACAGCTTTTCCTTTCCTTGTTATTATTGGTACTTTCATTGGCTAGCTGGGCTCAGGGGGATTTTCCTGAAAAGCCTAACCCTCCTCGCTTGGTTAATGATTTTTCAAAGACACTATCAGCCAATGAAGTCCGACAGCTGGAGACCAAGCTAGTGGCTTATAATGACAGTACCTCTTCGGAGGTAAGTATCGTTTTAATCAATTCTGTCGGGCCTTATGACATCAGTGATTATGCTTTTCAGTTGGGGGATCAATGGGGAATCGGTAGAGCAGACAAGGACAATGGGGTACTTATCCTGGCGGCAATGAAGGACCGAAAGGTATTTATCGCCACAGGTTATGGAATGGAGGGAGCAATTCCGGATGCTTTGGCGAAAAGAATTGTAGAGCAGTTGATCGTTCCTAACTTTCGTACAGAAAATTATTATACCGGCTTGGATCAGGCCACTGATATGATCTTCAAACTAGCTTCCGGAGAATATAAGGCAGAGGACCTTGGCTCCTCAGAAAAACCGGGAGGAGGACTCCCCCTCTTCTTGATATTGATCGTAGGCTTTGTGATCCTTACCCTGATCAGAAACCGAAATGACAACAACAACCATATGGGAGGAAAACGAGGCGGAGTGGATTTCTTCACCACCTTATTGCTAGCCAATATGCTTGGAGGGAGTCGAGGTAAATTTGGGGATTTTTCTTCCGGAGGAGGCAGCTTTGGTGGCGGAGGCGGTGGCTTCGGCGGTTTTGGTGGTGGTAGTTTTGGTGGTGGCGGCGCCGGTGGGAGCTGGTAA
- a CDS encoding TPM domain-containing protein, with translation MAEKLFSKADRESIIGAIKNAEKETSGEIQVHIENNCKGDVLDRAAEVFEKLKMHKTAQRNAVLFYLAVVDHKFAILGDAGINQVVPKDFWENIKEEMLVHFKTKAYTEGLRIGIEMSGKQLQQHFPYDHEGDINELPDEISFE, from the coding sequence ATGGCCGAAAAATTATTTAGTAAGGCAGACCGAGAAAGTATCATTGGCGCAATCAAGAATGCCGAAAAAGAAACCTCAGGGGAAATTCAAGTGCATATCGAAAACAACTGCAAAGGTGATGTGCTTGACAGGGCTGCTGAAGTGTTTGAAAAACTCAAAATGCATAAAACAGCACAGCGCAATGCGGTGCTGTTTTATCTTGCTGTGGTGGACCATAAGTTTGCCATTCTCGGAGATGCAGGAATTAACCAGGTAGTTCCCAAAGACTTTTGGGAAAATATCAAGGAAGAAATGCTTGTTCATTTTAAGACAAAAGCCTATACTGAAGGGCTTAGAATAGGCATAGAAATGTCAGGCAAGCAACTGCAGCAGCATTTCCCCTATGACCATGAAGGAGACATCAATGAACTCCCTGACGAAATATCCTTTGAATAA
- a CDS encoding LemA family protein, with amino-acid sequence MKKILIPIAIIAVIGFIVYSKAVGVYNTFVQTEETINGQWAEVETQYQRRADLIPNLVNTVKGYADFEQETLTGVIEARSKATSINLQADDLTPENIAKFQNAQDQLSGSLSRLLVAVERYPDLKANQNFLELQAQLEGTENRIAVARRNFNQSVQSYNSNLRTFPNNMFAGWYGFETKGYFEASAGSENAPTVEF; translated from the coding sequence ATGAAAAAAATATTAATTCCTATAGCCATCATCGCAGTGATCGGGTTCATTGTATACTCCAAAGCGGTAGGCGTGTACAACACTTTCGTGCAAACTGAAGAAACCATCAACGGTCAGTGGGCGGAAGTGGAGACCCAATACCAAAGAAGAGCTGACCTAATTCCAAATTTGGTCAATACAGTGAAAGGTTATGCGGACTTTGAACAAGAAACCCTTACCGGTGTCATCGAAGCACGTTCTAAAGCCACATCCATTAATTTGCAGGCCGATGACCTTACTCCTGAAAACATCGCAAAATTTCAGAATGCGCAAGATCAATTGAGCGGATCGCTTAGCAGGTTACTGGTGGCCGTAGAAAGATATCCTGACTTGAAAGCCAACCAGAACTTTCTTGAGCTGCAGGCCCAATTGGAAGGCACTGAGAACAGGATTGCAGTAGCAAGAAGAAATTTCAATCAATCTGTGCAGAGCTACAATTCCAACCTGAGAACTTTCCCAAATAATATGTTTGCAGGATGGTATGGATTTGAAACCAAAGGTTATTTCGAAGCATCTGCTGGATCAGAAAATGCCCCAACGGTAGAATTTTAA
- a CDS encoding aldo/keto reductase, producing the protein MENNKLNKQRRAFLKSLAGLTAGMMLPLTSINAEGKAVPTPYMRDRLGDLLPKRKFGKSGLSVTMLGLGGAHIARMKESEAERTIERALEGGIRFFDNAESYGGGTGERRYGQFLTPKYRDIAFIQSKSTARDGKTAQEHLEGTLSRMKTDYIDLWLIHAVTSPSDVDSRLKNGVLDYVLKAKESGKVKHIGFSGHSDYNAHLRMLESTDELEACQMPINAFDPNYKSFITNVMPKLMEKGMAPCAMKTLANGGFFGGTTHFNSGDKPRIVPNVLTVEEAIYFSWSLPISVLVTGADHADMLTEKIDFAKRFKAFDEKKRQELISRVSGFDGKSVEYYKV; encoded by the coding sequence ATGGAAAATAACAAGCTAAATAAACAAAGAAGGGCATTCTTAAAATCATTGGCCGGATTGACAGCCGGAATGATGCTGCCCCTTACAAGTATCAATGCAGAAGGAAAAGCAGTGCCTACTCCCTATATGCGGGACAGGCTGGGTGACTTACTTCCCAAGCGGAAATTTGGTAAATCTGGTTTGTCGGTCACCATGCTTGGATTGGGAGGTGCCCATATTGCCCGTATGAAGGAAAGTGAAGCGGAAAGAACCATAGAACGCGCCCTCGAAGGAGGCATAAGGTTCTTCGACAATGCCGAGTCCTATGGTGGCGGAACTGGGGAAAGAAGGTATGGACAATTTCTTACACCCAAATATAGAGACATCGCTTTTATTCAAAGTAAGTCAACCGCCAGAGATGGCAAAACTGCCCAAGAACATTTGGAAGGTACCCTTAGTCGAATGAAAACGGATTATATAGACCTTTGGCTGATTCATGCAGTAACAAGTCCGTCAGATGTGGACAGCAGGTTAAAAAATGGGGTCTTAGACTATGTTTTGAAGGCAAAAGAAAGTGGAAAAGTAAAGCATATAGGATTCTCAGGACATTCGGATTACAATGCTCATTTGAGAATGTTGGAAAGCACCGATGAACTGGAAGCCTGCCAAATGCCTATTAATGCCTTTGACCCGAATTACAAAAGTTTTATTACCAATGTGATGCCAAAACTAATGGAAAAAGGAATGGCTCCCTGTGCCATGAAAACCCTGGCCAATGGTGGCTTTTTTGGGGGTACTACCCATTTCAACAGTGGTGACAAGCCACGCATTGTACCGAATGTATTGACAGTAGAAGAAGCCATATATTTCTCCTGGTCCCTCCCCATCAGTGTATTGGTAACCGGTGCAGACCATGCCGACATGCTCACAGAAAAGATAGATTTTGCCAAAAGATTCAAAGCCTTCGACGAGAAAAAACGCCAGGAACTGATAAGCCGCGTTTCCGGATTTGATGGCAAGTCGGTGGAGTATTATAAGGTTTAG
- a CDS encoding TonB-dependent receptor — MKISRIIGFLLFCCTAPLMAQEKDSLIIALDEAVVTGTRIARQKSKVTASISTISRETIDRSGELNVLPLLAYQVPGFLLNDRSITGFGVGPGSGGNISIRGISGTPNNRVLVLIDGQPQYMGIFAHPIADAYSASDIERVEIQRGAASVLYGSNAMGGAINLITRKATKEGWQGSANLGYGSFGTFMGSANAAYKQDKFHSLVAINRNSTSGFRADAADNFENTTGYLKMGYAFSPALSLSGDVQLADATYYQPGPIAAPLEEDKREYLRGRAAISLRNDWGNVSGALLLFHNFGEHEFQTGFSSKDQNQGITFYQNLSLLPKQVLTLGIDYKRFGGKAFNETLPPPARTGLGVQHTIHETDLYLQAQQDLGEKTSINAGLRQVSNSHYGKKLLPGFGIAYQARKNFTLKASSSKAFRSPSVVDLFLFPSSNELLEPEELWNHEAGFQTHILDSKLSLELMAFMAKGSNLIQINPMDTPPIGSNSGSFLNKGMESQIRYQSSASWKVMLNYAYVDASKNILFAPKHNLSFQADLQVKKFTIIPSMRVIGGLRNSLLETDENENYTLLDLRVMYAISPKVKAYVTGKNLLNTAYQLEKGFPMPGINVMTGIHLKF; from the coding sequence ATGAAAATTAGTCGCATTATAGGTTTCCTGTTATTTTGTTGCACCGCACCATTGATGGCTCAGGAAAAGGACAGCCTGATAATCGCCTTGGATGAGGCAGTAGTCACCGGCACAAGAATAGCCCGACAAAAAAGCAAAGTAACAGCATCCATATCAACCATTTCCAGAGAAACCATAGACCGCTCAGGTGAACTGAACGTGTTGCCCCTGCTGGCATATCAGGTGCCAGGCTTCCTACTCAATGACCGAAGTATTACCGGCTTTGGTGTAGGTCCGGGATCAGGAGGAAATATCAGCATTCGCGGGATTAGTGGAACACCCAATAACAGGGTACTGGTATTGATCGATGGACAGCCTCAATACATGGGCATTTTTGCTCACCCCATAGCAGATGCCTACAGCGCCTCCGATATAGAGCGGGTGGAAATCCAAAGAGGGGCCGCATCGGTACTTTATGGTTCCAACGCCATGGGTGGTGCCATCAATTTGATTACCCGAAAAGCAACAAAAGAGGGCTGGCAGGGTTCCGCCAATCTGGGCTATGGCTCCTTTGGCACCTTTATGGGATCTGCCAATGCCGCTTATAAGCAGGACAAATTCCATTCCTTGGTAGCCATCAACCGCAATAGCACCTCTGGCTTTCGAGCCGATGCGGCAGACAACTTTGAAAACACCACGGGCTACCTTAAAATGGGCTATGCCTTCTCTCCTGCCCTTTCACTTTCCGGAGACGTTCAATTGGCGGATGCTACCTATTACCAGCCAGGACCTATTGCTGCACCGCTGGAAGAAGACAAACGAGAATACTTGCGGGGAAGAGCTGCCATTTCTCTGCGAAATGATTGGGGGAATGTTTCCGGAGCATTACTGCTCTTCCATAATTTTGGCGAACATGAATTTCAAACCGGCTTTTCCTCCAAAGATCAAAATCAGGGCATCACCTTTTACCAAAACCTTAGCCTACTCCCCAAACAAGTCCTTACCCTTGGCATAGATTACAAGCGCTTTGGTGGAAAGGCTTTCAATGAAACGCTTCCTCCTCCGGCACGCACCGGCCTGGGAGTACAACATACAATCCATGAAACGGATCTGTACCTACAAGCACAACAAGACCTGGGAGAAAAAACAAGCATCAATGCAGGCCTACGTCAGGTCAGTAATTCACATTATGGAAAAAAGTTGCTTCCCGGTTTTGGCATTGCTTACCAGGCAAGGAAGAATTTCACACTTAAAGCCTCCTCATCCAAGGCCTTTCGAAGCCCTTCTGTTGTTGACCTCTTCCTCTTTCCTTCTTCCAATGAATTGTTGGAACCGGAGGAATTATGGAACCACGAAGCAGGTTTTCAAACCCATATTCTGGATAGCAAACTAAGCCTCGAACTAATGGCTTTTATGGCCAAAGGCAGCAATCTAATTCAGATTAACCCAATGGATACGCCTCCCATTGGCAGCAATTCGGGTAGCTTTCTAAACAAAGGTATGGAAAGTCAAATTCGCTACCAATCTTCGGCATCCTGGAAGGTTATGCTCAATTACGCCTATGTGGATGCCAGCAAGAATATCTTGTTTGCTCCCAAGCACAACCTGAGCTTTCAGGCTGACCTACAAGTGAAAAAATTCACCATCATACCCTCCATGAGGGTTATCGGAGGACTTCGAAACAGCCTATTGGAAACGGATGAAAATGAAAATTACACCTTATTGGACCTTAGGGTAATGTATGCCATAAGCCCCAAAGTAAAAGCTTATGTCACAGGCAAAAACCTCCTTAACACAGCTTATCAACTTGAAAAAGGTTTCCCAATGCCAGGAATAAATGTAATGACTGGCATCCATCTTAAATTTTAA
- a CDS encoding phosphoribosyltransferase family protein: protein MDTKVPVSFVKISKALARFTFPSADIVIGIGRGGIVPASLVAHQLGLPLFIASVNYRDDSNQPIRESPEFLDVFPTSFPNGSRILLVDDVAVTGKTLALLKKTFMDYPVNTFVLKGKADFVLFPDMKTCVHWPWNPAPKTLTYEN, encoded by the coding sequence ATGGATACAAAAGTACCCGTTTCTTTTGTTAAGATAAGTAAAGCACTGGCCAGGTTCACCTTCCCTTCAGCGGATATCGTTATTGGTATTGGCAGAGGTGGAATTGTGCCGGCAAGTCTCGTGGCCCATCAACTTGGCCTCCCCCTTTTTATTGCCTCAGTCAACTATAGAGATGACAGTAATCAACCCATTCGGGAATCACCGGAATTTTTAGATGTTTTTCCCACTTCCTTCCCAAATGGTAGCCGAATACTCCTGGTGGACGATGTAGCGGTTACCGGAAAGACCCTAGCACTCTTAAAAAAAACATTTATGGATTATCCGGTCAATACTTTTGTTTTGAAAGGAAAAGCCGATTTTGTCCTCTTTCCGGACATGAAGACTTGTGTTCACTGGCCATGGAACCCTGCCCCTAAAACCCTCACTTATGAAAATTAG